The Pungitius pungitius chromosome 13, fPunPun2.1, whole genome shotgun sequence genome includes the window aaaaaaaactattccaAAAATGCAAGAAACATTaatatagaaaaaataaaatacggTATGTAAAGAAAGAGTTCAATGTTgattaatgaatatacattgaGGTTTCCACCTTTAATGTCTTATATCAGAGTAAAACAATGTCATCAAATGTGAGTTCCTGCATCGATAATTCTTATCACTTTTTATACATCACGTTTCGATGGCTTTGACTTTCTGAACTTTTCACCGTGACAaagcatttctcatcccttttgAATCTCGTCCCAGAGGGCGGATTGTTTGGTTTGGATGGAGCTGAGAAGGTCCCACCCTCTCAGGACTGTGTGTTCAGTGTAAACCTTGTGCAGAAAGACATTTGGCATTATTATGAGACGCATTGTCACCATGAATCAGCAAAAATGTAATATCCGCCTACGTGACTCCAAACAGGATTTactcaactttctttttttttgaaaccCTGAGGTCATTTATGTGGTAGTTTTTACCTTATTTTAAGACGCATCCGGTCACCTCTTTTCTGATTTCTCACACTTTTCTCAGAAATGTGTCACCACGAGTCAGCAAACCCGTATCCCTTACCTGTTAATAATGATGTAATCACCATGGCCTTTCATGCAGTTCTCCTCTGTGAACAGACATGTCTGTCAAAGTCGCCGTGGTAACGGGCAGCAACAAGGGCATCGGCCTGGCCATCGTCCGGGCGCTCTGCAAGCAGTACCAAGGAGACGTCTACATCACCGCCAGAGACGTGTAGGTAGCTCACCTGGGAACACCTGGCAGGCCTCGCCGGCGCGCCCCGTTCTCGTGAGAGtgaagtcgttttttttttttccctctccctccagcggCCGCGGTCAGGAAGCCGTGGAGTCTCTGGCCTCCGAGGGGCTGAAGCCAAAGTTCCACCAGCTGGACATCAACGACCTGAAGAGCATCAGTGCCGCTGCTGCTTACTTCAAAGAGAAGTACGGAGGGGTGGACGTCCTCGTGAACAACGCCGGGATCGCCTTCAAAGGTGGTGCACGCACACGGTTCTATTAAAAGGTGTCAATGTGGCTGCTAATCGGGCCGAGTAGTGCCGGGATGAAACGCAGACCAGGATCGTCCTCTTCGGTCTtatgtgtttttcaaatgaacacaatGTAGCTAAggcaaatgcaaatgtttttagtCCTACTTAATAAACTACAACCACCAATCGTGAAAAATGAATAGAGTTTGGTAAGAATACAGTGCATTTAAGTTTGTGAATATATTTGTGCTTTGAATGGATCTCGTTCTTGCTCTCAGGGGCGGACACCACCCCGTTTGCGGTGCAGGCGGAGGTGACCCTGAAGACCAACTTCTTCGCCACCAAAGACATGTTGACCCACTTCCTCCCTCTCATCAAAGCCGGAGGTAAAGGAGACCTCCGGGTCTACGAAGAACTGTGTGCGCTTGGCAACAATGAAATCCAACTGTAGCAGGTTGCCACGGTAACGGAGGATAACTCGGTCCATGGTAAGTAAttaaaagcgtgtgtgtgtgtgtgtgtgtgtttcagggcgCGTGGTGAACGTCTCCAGCTTCGTCGGCGCCCGCACGTTGAACAACTGCGACGCGGCGCTGCAGCAGCGCTTCCGCAGCGAGGACATCACCGAGGAGGAGCTGACGGGACTGATGGAGCAGTTCGTCGCTCAGGCCAAGAAGGGCGAGCACAAGAAAGGCGGCTGGCCCGACACGGCCTACGGGACGTCCAAGACCGGACTCACGGTACCGCTCAAAGGGGGATTTCATGGGATGGGAGCCCCGATCGAAGTGCCGTGGTTACTCATTCGTTGCTCTGTCCTCAGGTCCTGTCCATGATCCATGCTCGCCGTGTGTCCAAAGAGAGACCGAGCGACGGGGTAACTCGAGAAATACgatacattttaaagaaaccGGAATATTTGTAACAAGCTTTCAACAAAACATGAACTGTTCTTTTAACTCTGATGACTTTTTGTCTAAATTCACCGTCATTTCTCTCAGATCCTGGTGAACGCCTGCTGCCCCGGTTGGGTGCGCACCGACATGGCCGGCGACAAGGCCCCCAAGTCCCCGGACGAGGGCGCCATCACCCCCGTGTACCTGGCCCTGCTGCCGCCCGGAGCCACGCAGCCTCACGGCAAGTTCGTCTCCGATAAAGAGGTGCAGCCGTGGTGAAAGGAGGCGAGTCCACCGTCCCGTCGCCACGGGATACGTGGCGTTGCCTCGGCATGCTGTGTGTAtttggggggggtgtgtgtgtttgacttagTAACCACACCGCATCGCATCAATGCCTTTgctaaaataaacatgaaacaacatgaaatattttgttttttttacatgtaaaaGGGAAATCTTTTGCTTAAATGTCGTGatgtcaaagaaaatgaaatgatttcatatgaaaaacaaataaaaagatatTTTCCCAAATGCTCTTTCATCCAGATGTGTTCTTTATCACTAATGGGACGCATAGTAG containing:
- the cbr1 gene encoding carbonyl reductase [NADPH] 1 — encoded protein: MSVKVAVVTGSNKGIGLAIVRALCKQYQGDVYITARDVGRGQEAVESLASEGLKPKFHQLDINDLKSISAAAAYFKEKYGGVDVLVNNAGIAFKGADTTPFAVQAEVTLKTNFFATKDMLTHFLPLIKAGGRVVNVSSFVGARTLNNCDAALQQRFRSEDITEEELTGLMEQFVAQAKKGEHKKGGWPDTAYGTSKTGLTVLSMIHARRVSKERPSDGILVNACCPGWVRTDMAGDKAPKSPDEGAITPVYLALLPPGATQPHGKFVSDKEVQPW